The Acinetobacter chinensis genomic sequence ATTCAATTATCAGGATGTTGCTCTAAAAATGTACAGGCTGTGTCTGAGCGCACTGTAAATCAGATATAAAGGCTTAATAGTGAAGATTTTTCAAATTTATGGAGTTTATTCACCAAAAAAACAAGTTTTTGTTAAAATGAGCGCTGACAAAATAAATCTGAGTACAAATGGATGTCTAAAACTCGTGTGATATATCCGGGAACTTTTGACCCGATTACCAATGGACACGTAGATCTGGTGGCACGTGCTTCAAAAATGTTTGATGAAGTGGTTGTGGCTATTGCGATTGGTCATCATAAAAATCCTGTATTCAGTCTGGAAGAACGGGTGAGTCTCGCGAAAGAATCCCTCATCCATTTACCCAATGTTGAATTTGTCGGTTTTGATGGACTGCTGGTCAATTTTTTCCGTGAACAGAATGCAACAGCAGTATTACGTGGTCTGCGGGCTGTTTCTGACTTTGAATATGAGTTTCAGCTTGCGAACATGAACCGACAGCTGGATCATCATTTTGAAACGGTGTTTTTGACACCATCTGAGCAGTTTTCCTTTATTTCCTCTACAATGGTCAGGGAAATTGCACGCTTAAACGGTAATGTTGCTAAATTTGTACCACCGGGGGTGGTCGAAGCCTTTAAGCGTAAGCATCAACAAGGTTGGTAGAGTGTCTTTATATATAACTGATGAATGTATCAATTGTGATGTCTGTGAACCTGTATGTCCCAATGAGGCCATTTTTATGGGGGATGTGATCTATGAGATCCATCCTGACTTATGTACAGAATGTGTTGGACATCATGATAAACCCCAGTGTCAGATTTTCTGTCCAGTCGATTGTATTCCGCTTGATCCTGATCATGTGGAAAGTCAGGATGACCTGATGGAAAAGTACAAAAGACTGATTGCTCAAAAAAGCGCAAGCAATTAGCTGGAAAATTTGTTAGGATACGCCCCGAAGTGAGCTAGACGATCGCTGCTGTGGAAATCTCCGTGATTGAAGCAGGGGAGGAAAGTCCGGGCTTCATAGGGCAAGGTGCCAGGTAACGCCTGGGCGGCGTGAGCCGACGGAAAGTGCAGCAGAGAGTAGACCGCCTTCATATCGTTTCTTTTCGGAGAAATGGGAGGTAAGGGTGAAAGGGTGCGGTAAGAGCGCACCGCATGGCTGGTAACAGTTCATGGCATGGTAAACCCCACCGGAAGCAAGACCAAATAGGGATCCTATAGGCATGGCCCATGCTGGATCCGGGTAGGTTGCTTGAGCGTATGAGTGATTGTACGCCTAGAGGAATGATCGTTCTCGACAGAACCCGGCTTATCGGTTCACTTCACTAAATTTTATACAAATACTGCGTGATAATGCTTGACGTTGATTTAATATCAGCAGATAATGCGCCCACAGTTTTTGGCTATGTAGCTCAGTTGGTTAGAGCACCGCACTCATAATGCGGGGGTCACAGGTTCAAGTCCCGTCATAGCCACCATTTTTCAGACCACGTTCCTAAACGTGGTCTTTTTTTATCTTTAAATTCAGTTTCTCTTTGAGTATCTGATTTATGTGTAAGTTTTCGCCTTTTTTGCACTTACTTTTTATAAGTTATTCTGCACTTACATCATAGCAAAGCTGTTTAAAATGAATGTCTTCGTTCTTCATATCTTTCAGTTTCAGTAAATTGTATAGCCATTCAAAATCAGGGCTGAGTTGATCTGATAGTCTTCCTGGTGATCATCATTGAAAGTGATTTTCAGGGGTTTAAAAATACTGAGTATGCGTACAGCTCTATCTTTTGTGATCAGCTCAATATGCATACATTTGTAAAATCCATGTTGTTTATGATGAAGGGCAGGCTCATCGAACACAACTTTGAGTCTGTATTCCAGATACCATATTTTCCTTTTGGTTTCTAACGGTGATTATCACTTATTGGGCTATACCTGTTGATGAATACTGTAATGGATGGCATTTACGGCCTGATCAGATGGACAGAATAAAAAATTATTCACAATGAACCGTAGTCGGGTCGAGTTTTAATCCATCCAGTTGCTGATTCAGAACTTTCAGGTATTGCTGTCTGTTTTCATCCAGTACCTGATCCTGCAGTTGTCTGATTTTCCGCTCTGATACGTTTCGCCGTGCGCATTGAAATGCGACAGCATTCTGTATGGCGATTTCCTGCTGTATGCTTTCAGATGCTTCGTTTATACGGTAAAGCCGCTGTTGCGCCTTACTGAGCTGAACCAGGCTTCTTTTCTGCTGCATACTCAGCAGGGTCTGAGTGTTGATCCATCGGGCAACATCCATACGGACACCGTTATAGTCAACAAATACTGGGCTGATGAGCTGGCAGGCTGTCACCAGTGGCAACATAAGCAGCAAAGACAGGAATTTAAGTTTCATACAGACCCCTCAGGCTAAATGTTTATATTGCCTAATAAAATTAATGAAATGTGTTTTATTTTTCATCAAAAGAATGGTTTTTGTTTAAAGTCTGAGCATTGAAGTAAAAACTGGCTTGACGATAGTGCTGTAACTTAAGATAATGCGCACACAGTTTATGGCTATGTAGCTCAGTTGGTTAGAGCACCGCACTCATAATGCGGGGGTCACAGGTTCAAGTCCCGTCATAGCCACCATTTTAAAAGACCAAGCTCTCAGCTTGGTCTCTTTTTTTGTGCTTAATATAAATATAAAAAAATCAGGCGTTTATTTTGAGTTTTCAGCCATAAATCTTTCAATGAATTTATGTGTCTGCTCATCCATATAAAAGGGCTGAATCAGTGTCTGAATAATACCGTCCAGCAGGTTTTTGTCATGCAGTGCTTTTAAGCTGTACGGTAAAAAACGCTCTGCCTCAGCATACAGATCATCCAGTGTCAGACCGACTGCATGCAGCATTTCCTGTAGTGTGTATTCTCCAAAATATTCATAAAACGCATCGACAATGTTCAGAATTAACTGCTGCATGTATTCCGTTTCACGTAATTCTTTCCATGTTTCATAGACCAGAATGAAAAACTCTTCAAAGTCGATGGGCTGAAACTGAGAAAATGTTTCCTTCAGCGTGCGCTTTTTGATATCCGACCAGATATGCAGTGTAATGTCTGCCAGTTCTTCTTCAGGGAGCAGAATGATTTTCCCGAGTTGTTTCACCAGGGTATGCGCCAGTTGCTGTTCGAGTTTAATTTCAAACTGCTGCTGCTGGTCCTGAATAAAACTGATGACTCTGGAACCCAGTCCTTTTTCTTTGATATTCAGTTTGCGTAAATAGTCCAGCCAGGGGGTATTACTTTCCAGAATCTGATTGGCGAGTTGCAGGCTGACCTGTTGTACCTGAGGATTGGTTTGTAAGTTTTCCTGAATATAGTGGCGTACCTGGTGTAATTCCAGAATTTTATGCATCCACAGTTCAAAGACTTCATCAGAAAGAAAGTCATTGAATTCTTTGGGGCTGTTGCTGGCGTAATGGTGAATTTTCTGTGCTACTGCACCGATAAATTCAAGAATATCTGCACCCAGATTCAGTTCAAAAGCATATTTCTGAACAACCTGATGCAGGGTTTTGACCTGAATGATCTGATTCAGCTGTATCTGATCTGAATGTGTATAGATCTGCTTTATAAACTGATGAATATATGCAGGATCATTCGAATTCAGCAGTTTTTCACGGCTGAAACGAACCTGCTCAAGCAAAAGTGCCTGAGCAAGTTTCTGAGCGAAGCCCTGGGCCTCAGACACCTGGTTTCCATCCATTTACGATTGGATAACGACGTTCACGGCTGAATGCGCGGGAAGTGATACGTGGACCAATTGCTCCCTGACGGCGTTTATATTCGTTACGGTCAACGAGTTTAATGACTTTCTCAACAATCTCACGTTCAAAACCTTTGGCAATAATGTCATCCTGGCTCTGATCTTCTTCGATATAAGCATAAAGAATGGCATCGAGTACGTCATAAGGCGGTAATGAGTCCTGATCTTTCTGATCTGGGCGAAGCTCAGCAGAAGGCGGGCGGGTTATGACACGCTCAGGAATTACAGGAGTCTCTGAAATGCTGTTACGGTATTTAGCCAGTTCAAACACAATGGTTTTATAGACATCTTTCAGTACCGCAAAGCCACCGACCATATCGCCATAGAGCGTGCAGTAACCGACGGACAGTTCTGATTTGTTTCCTGTGGACAGAACCAGGTTGCCAAATTTATTGGATAAACCCATCAGCAGTGTGCCACGGGTACGCGCCTGCAGATTTTCTTCTGTTGCGTCCGCAGGGCTGTTTCCAAAAAATGGATAAAGCGTCTGCATGAAGCTGTTGACCACAGGATTAATTTCGGCAATACCAAAAGTGATGCCTAAACTTTTAGCCTGTTCAGCAGCATCTTCAACGCTGATCTGAGCTGTATAGGTGTATGGCATCATGACTGCCTGAACTTTATCTGCCCCAATCGCATCCACTGCAATTGCCAGTGTCAGAGCTGAGTCGATCCCCCCAGACAGACCTAATATCACACCTGGAAATCCAGAGCGCTGAACATAGTCACGGGTTGCCAGCACCAGGCTCTGGTAAATTTCTGCCATGGTGCCAGGTACAGCAGTGATTTCACCTGTTTTATATGCTTTCTGTTCAGCATCATATTCAGCGAAATACAGGCTTTCAGCAAAGCAGGGTGCCTGTACAGCCACCTGACCGTTCTGATTGATTACAAAGCTTGTGCCATCAAATACAAGGTCATCCTGTCCACCTACCTGGTTGGTGTAGACGACATTGATGTTCAGCTCTTTTGCCAGTGCTGACATCGTGTCAATACGGTGCTGAGGTTTACCGACTTCATAAGGTGATGCATTCAGAACCAGTGCTGTTTCCACATTCAGTTGCGCAAGTTGCTGAACTGTTTTTAAGGACCAGACATCTTCACAGATGAGGACACCAAATTTATGTCCCAGATATTCAAAAACCAGGTGCTGATGACCTTCTGAAAAATAGCGTTTTTCATCAAATACGCCATAGTTTGGAAGATTCTGTTTGTTATACACACCCAGGATCCGTCCATCTTTCATCACGGCTGCCGCATTATAACGCTGACCATCTTCAGTCTGATTGACAAAACCGAATACCATGACAATGTCTTTTACCGTTTTCAGCTGATCAAAAGCCAGTTGCGTACGTTGAGCTAGACTTGGGCGCAGCAGCAGATCTTCTGCTGGATAACCTACCGTGGACAGCTCAGGAAAAATAATCAGATCAGCATTCTGTTTTTTTGCATCATTAGCTAGTCCAATCATTTTCTGAACATTAGCGTCGATATCACCAGTGTATGGAGAGAATTGCGAGAGAGCAATTTTAAAACTTTTCATTTAAACAGGATCCTGTTCCAATAGGTTGATTTATATACAATCTGTTGATTTATGTAATATAGTTATCCAACAAAAGCATATACAGACATCACATATATTGCCAAAAGGCGAATCTATAAAATCATCAAAGAATGATTAGAAAATCTCTATTTTCTTGCAAGGCAAAAATTTCAGACAATGAGTATTTTAACTAAAAAAACATGATAATCCAGTGGTTCATCAAGTTTATTCCTGATAGCGTCAAAGCTCTCATGAATCTGGTGATTTTTTTGATGGAAACTTTTGATTTTTCAATAATTTTTGCGTATGTATCAGAAAAGAAAAGCTTTGAGATATTTGTGTGAATCAAGTCACATTTTGTGTTTTTAAGCCTGGATTATTTCATGATGAATGGGGTGATTTATCTTTATTCAGAATAATATTTTCAATCCGTTTTAAATAAATATCTTTCGCAATATCGCCCTGTTGTTCAATGTTGTAGTCAAAATAATCTTTCCCTTTTTTCAGGGTGTAGTGATAAGGGTTGTATTTGCCTAAACTGAGGTAGAGTGCAGACTGTAAAAAAGCACCCTTAAGCAGCACATTGATCTGACGCTGATACTGATAGACATGCGCCATTTCATGAATGAACACTGCTTGAGAGCCTAGGCTTAAGCAGGAAAAATCCTCACAGAAATCAGCATCTTTTAAGTGAATATATCCATCTGGAGCCATAAATATACCGACGGGTTGCCAGGGTAAATATGGGTGATTCATGACTCTGACCTGAGCATAATCAATCAGATTGCCAAAAACCTGCTGACTGATTTCAATTTCACCTGGCGTGAGATGACGAACCTTGAACTGTTCCATTCTGAACAGCCTGAACAGCAAGCTATAAATTTTTAACATTCAGCAATTCACCATTCAAAAACTGATTCTGCACGCTGGGTATTTTAGCACTTTCAGTTTTATGGAGTCTGTTTCCAGTTCATTTTTTGGAGCTGTATTTATCGGTTGGATAAATGTATTGAATTTCATAAAAAAATCTTAAAAAGTCATTTAAGGACAGAATGTATCAATAGAAGAAAGTTCAGGGAATAACAGCTCAAAATACCCGCGTAAAGGCACAAGATGCCAGTGAAATGATCAGTTTTGCTAACTGAGCAGATCAGTGCATAGTGTAATTTTTCTAATAAATTTGACTTCAATGAATCAGTTAATTTTCATTATTTATTTTGATTTATTCGGGTCTGAACCATGATTTAAAAAATGAGTATGCAGACATGTTGTTAGCAAAGCCGATTAAATCGCTTATATCCAGAGTTGTACATGCGGGTGTATCTGTTGATCTGGAAAAACAGACACCTGTTGTACCTATCCGTCATTTTAAATTTAATTTTACGCCCAGAGAACTGGATGTGAAATTTTTCATGCAGAAAGAATGGGCGACTGCATACTTTGCGGCTTTATCCATTTTTTTGACGTATGGCGAAGATCTGGTGATTGAGACCGCACGGCATCACCGTGATCAGATCCAGGACCCTGTTCTGAAACAGCGGCTGACGAGTCTGATTGGTCAGGAGGCGATTCACTCAAAGATTCATAATGAATATAACGAGATTATGATTCCCAACAATATCCCTGTGCGCCTGTACCGCTTTTTGGCTGAGCAGGTGTTCAACCGGACATTTTTAAAATTTCCACAGCCACTTAAATTATCCATGATGGCAGGAATTGAACATTTCACGGCTGTATTTGCTGAATATGCAATGACGCATGAAGAGATATTCAATCACTCACTTGATGATAAAACCCGTGCGCTGTGGTTATGGCATATGATGGAAGAATCTGAGCATAAAGATATTGCTTATGATACCTATCAGGTGCTGTCAGCCAATTATCCATTGCGTGTCGCAGGCTTCTTTATTGCTCTGGTGACCTTAGGGCTGGGAGTTGGAGCAGGGGCACTGTTTTTACCTTTTCTGCGTCGTCCATTCAATGTAGTCAGCCCCGATTTCTGGATAGAAGCTAAAGGCAGCTGGGATTTGCTGTTTGGTCTGAAAAATGGGGTATTTGGCAGCTCTTTAGGACATATTTTTGATTATTTACGTCCTGACTTTCATCCGAACGATCATGATACGACAGAGTACCTGGAGTACTATAAAGAAAAGCTGTTGAATCCTGAAAATGGTTTACTGGCTGAATATTTTATTAAGGAATTTACTCCGGCACTGCGCTCTTAAACTTTAGGGTTTTGACTGTTGTTACGTGAGACTGAAGCAGAAGTGCTTCGGTCTTTTTTATGTCATTCTGTTTGGTTGCGCAGGCAGGTTTTCAATGCTGATTTTATAGGATCGCTTCGTTGATTTTTCTGATATCAGCTGCTCTTTGAGCATGAGGCTGTGCCTGATAATCTTCATAAAACTGACTTATTTTCACTGTAGTTTTTGGAAAGAAATACACAATAAAAATGAAATTTTAAATGAATAAAAACAACAGATATGTGCATAAGGGACATTTCTTGTTAATAGAGGTTTGTTGCGATAAAAATTGTCTGACAGGAATGTTGGGATGTCATAAATTGCAAGTTGAATGGCTTTTATTGCTAATGGAAATGGACAAAACATCCTTTAATTTGATTTCATCAAAGTAGAGTTTTACTCAAAAAAAGGTGATCTGAGACTCATTTTGCAGGAACGGATTTCCATAAATTAAATGAAGAGTATGCGCCATGTTATTAGCCAAACCTTTAAAAAAAGCAGCAGCAAAAGTTTTTGCAGCAGCACCATTCAGTCTGGATAAGCAGTCTCCTATTATTCCAATCCGTCATATGAAATTTGACTTTGAACCAGAGAAACTGGATCCAAAGTTTTATATGAATGCTGAGCTGGCAAGTGCCTATTTTGCATCTTTATCCATTTTTTTGACCCGTGGTGAAGACCTTGTGATTGATACAGCGCGTTATCATCGTGACTTTATTAATGATCCACTGTTAAAGCAGCGGGTAACATCTCTGATTGGTCAGGAAGCGATTCATTCAAAAATGCATGAAGAAATGAATGATGCCTATAGAGAGCGTGATCTGCCGGTCGAGCTGTTCCGTTTTCTGGCGGGCTATGTTTTTAAATATGGGTTTGAGCGTCTGCCTCAGCCAATGAAACTGTCACTGATGGCAGGGATTGAGCATTTTACTGCGGTACTTGCAGAATACATGATGAATCACGAAGAAATATTCTTCCGTTCAACCGATGAAAAACAGCGCGCCATCTGGATGTGGCACATGCTTGAAGAGTCTGAACATAAAGATATTGCCTTTGATGTGTTTCAGCATCTGTCCAACAACTATGCATTGCGTATAGCAGGATTCTTCCCGGCATTGATCACCATTCTTGTCCTGATTTCTGCGGCTTCATTTATTGTGCCGTTTTACCGTAACCCAAAAAATCTGATCAGCCTGAAATACTGGAAGGAAATTCCGTATAACTTCAGACTTATTTTTGGACTGAAAGATGGTGTTTATGGCAGTAGCTTTAAACATATCTTTGATTATTTACGTCCTGACTTCCATCCAAATGACCACGATACAACAGATTTTCTTGAATACTATAAGGAAAAATTGCTGCATCCGGAAACGGGCTTGTTGACGCCTTATATGACCAAGGAATTTATTCCTGCTTTACGTATTTAAAAATTCTTTACGTATTTAAAAAATTAATTAAATGGATGTAGTAAATGGGACTTTTTACAAAAAAAATTAAACCGTCGCAAAATGCTTATGCAGTTGTAACAGGTGCAGGAAGCGGAATTGGTCGCAGTTTTGCCATGGAGCTGGCAAAACGGGGTGGAACTATAGTCTGTGCGGACATTAACCTGGATGCAGCGAAGGAAACTGTACAGCAGATTGAGTCTCAGACTTCTGCAAAGGCTTATGCACTGAAATGTGATGTGGGTGTTAAAGAGCAGGTCGAGGCATTGTCAGAACAGGCTGAACAGCTGATGGGGCATCCTGTGACACTTATGATTAATAACGCAGGTGTCGGTCTGGGTGGGAAGTTTGATGAAGTGTCCCTGGATGACTGGAAGTGGTGTATGAATGTCAACCTGTGGGGAGTGATCCACGGTTGTCATTACTTCGTGCCTAAATTTAAAAAACAGGGTTATGGCGCGATTATCAATGTTGCTTCAGCAGCAGGTTATACCGCTGCACCTGAAATGACAGCATATAACGTCACCAAGTCGAGTGTGCTTGCACTGTCTGAAACGCTGTCAGCTGAACTGCGCAAAGATAAAATCCGTGTCAATGTGCTGTGCCCGACACTGGTTCCAACCAATATTATGAAAAATGGTCGGTTACCGGGTCAGTATGCAGGCATCGCAGATGATTTACTCATGAATCATGCTTTCACGACCAGTGAAAAAGTTGTGATCAAAACGCTGAATAATCTGGATGCTGGAAAGCTTTATACCATTCCGCAGCCTGATGCCAAACTGTTCTGGTTAATGAAACGTGCTTCGCCTGGGATGTATACCAAAATGCTGGGTATCGGGTATCCCGTTTTTAATAAATTTATGAAATAAAATATGGATTGAGATTAAGAAGATGACAACTGAAACCACATTGGACGTTTTGCCAGAAGAAGAAAAGGCAACAAAAAAATCGACTCAGACCACACTTGAAGAAGTAAAACAGGTGACTCAGCCTGCTGCTGAAGAAAAAGCAGTAAAGCCTGTTCAGGAAAAACCAGTGGTAAAAGCTGACAAAGCTCCTGTAGAGCCAAAAAAAGCACCAGTCAAAGCTGAAGTGAAACAGGAAGCACAGCCAGAGAAAAAAGCGGATGCTGCACCTGAAGTAACTGCTAAAAAAGTCGCTGAGCCAAAGCAGACAGCCACCGAAGCTAAACAGGTTCCTGTGCATGTCTATGACACTATTGTTGTCGGTGCAGGTATTTCAGGGATTGCTGCTGCTTATAAAATGAATCAGGCGGGTTATCACGACTATATCGTACTGGAAAAAGCCGCACGTGTCGGTGGTACATGGCGTGATAACAACTATCCGGGTTGTGGCTGTGATGTCCCTTCTGCTGTTTATTCATTTTCTTTTTCGCCGAGTCACAAATGGAGCCATCTTTTTGCCAAGCAGCCGGAAATTCTGAGCTACCTTGAAGAAGTTGTGGAGAAGTTTGATTTAGGCGGAAAAATTGAACTGAACAACGAGCTGATCAGTGCCCGATGGGATGAATCGAAACATATCTGGACTTTGGAAACATCCAAAGGTCCGTATCAGGCGAAAACAGTTGTCTTTACAACGGGGCCAATTACTGAGCCATCCACACCAAAAATTAAAGGAATAGAAACCTTTAAAGGGGAAATGTTCCATTCAGCCCGCTGGAACCATGATTATGATCTAAGCGGTAAGCGTATTGCTGTGATTGGAACAGGGGCTTCAGCGATCCAGTTTGTTCCTCAGGTACAGCCTTTGGCAAAACAGCTGCTGGTGTTCCAGCGGACTGCGCCGTGGGTATTGCCAAAAGCAGATATGGATCTGAATGAGACCGCGAAAAGTGTGATTGGC encodes the following:
- a CDS encoding SDR family NAD(P)-dependent oxidoreductase; this translates as MGLFTKKIKPSQNAYAVVTGAGSGIGRSFAMELAKRGGTIVCADINLDAAKETVQQIESQTSAKAYALKCDVGVKEQVEALSEQAEQLMGHPVTLMINNAGVGLGGKFDEVSLDDWKWCMNVNLWGVIHGCHYFVPKFKKQGYGAIINVASAAGYTAAPEMTAYNVTKSSVLALSETLSAELRKDKIRVNVLCPTLVPTNIMKNGRLPGQYAGIADDLLMNHAFTTSEKVVIKTLNNLDAGKLYTIPQPDAKLFWLMKRASPGMYTKMLGIGYPVFNKFMK
- a CDS encoding YfhL family 4Fe-4S dicluster ferredoxin translates to MSLYITDECINCDVCEPVCPNEAIFMGDVIYEIHPDLCTECVGHHDKPQCQIFCPVDCIPLDPDHVESQDDLMEKYKRLIAQKSASN
- a CDS encoding NAD(P)-binding domain-containing protein, with the protein product MTTETTLDVLPEEEKATKKSTQTTLEEVKQVTQPAAEEKAVKPVQEKPVVKADKAPVEPKKAPVKAEVKQEAQPEKKADAAPEVTAKKVAEPKQTATEAKQVPVHVYDTIVVGAGISGIAAAYKMNQAGYHDYIVLEKAARVGGTWRDNNYPGCGCDVPSAVYSFSFSPSHKWSHLFAKQPEILSYLEEVVEKFDLGGKIELNNELISARWDESKHIWTLETSKGPYQAKTVVFTTGPITEPSTPKIKGIETFKGEMFHSARWNHDYDLSGKRIAVIGTGASAIQFVPQVQPLAKQLLVFQRTAPWVLPKADMDLNETAKSVIGKFPVIQETWRQSIVQILNGINFGLRHPKVLKPVNFLSRQLLKLQISDDELRKNVTPNFDIGCKRLLFANNYYPALQQDNVSLIPHGLVEIDGNTVIAANGERHEVDVIILGTGFEVSHPPIGKRVYDADGQVLADRWKDSSPEAYLGASIENVPNAFLVLGPNILVYDSFIGIAEAQVDYIVNGLLKMKAQKFTRFEIKRDVVRYHNLKVQKHLKTTVFNAGGCKSYYLDQNGRNFAAWPWSLTELKNRLKEMDLNQYNIGS
- the coaD gene encoding pantetheine-phosphate adenylyltransferase — translated: MSKTRVIYPGTFDPITNGHVDLVARASKMFDEVVVAIAIGHHKNPVFSLEERVSLAKESLIHLPNVEFVGFDGLLVNFFREQNATAVLRGLRAVSDFEYEFQLANMNRQLDHHFETVFLTPSEQFSFISSTMVREIARLNGNVAKFVPPGVVEAFKRKHQQGW
- a CDS encoding NAD+ synthase, which codes for MKSFKIALSQFSPYTGDIDANVQKMIGLANDAKKQNADLIIFPELSTVGYPAEDLLLRPSLAQRTQLAFDQLKTVKDIVMVFGFVNQTEDGQRYNAAAVMKDGRILGVYNKQNLPNYGVFDEKRYFSEGHQHLVFEYLGHKFGVLICEDVWSLKTVQQLAQLNVETALVLNASPYEVGKPQHRIDTMSALAKELNINVVYTNQVGGQDDLVFDGTSFVINQNGQVAVQAPCFAESLYFAEYDAEQKAYKTGEITAVPGTMAEIYQSLVLATRDYVQRSGFPGVILGLSGGIDSALTLAIAVDAIGADKVQAVMMPYTYTAQISVEDAAEQAKSLGITFGIAEINPVVNSFMQTLYPFFGNSPADATEENLQARTRGTLLMGLSNKFGNLVLSTGNKSELSVGYCTLYGDMVGGFAVLKDVYKTIVFELAKYRNSISETPVIPERVITRPPSAELRPDQKDQDSLPPYDVLDAILYAYIEEDQSQDDIIAKGFEREIVEKVIKLVDRNEYKRRQGAIGPRITSRAFSRERRYPIVNGWKPGV
- a CDS encoding metal-dependent hydrolase; translated protein: MLLAKPIKSLISRVVHAGVSVDLEKQTPVVPIRHFKFNFTPRELDVKFFMQKEWATAYFAALSIFLTYGEDLVIETARHHRDQIQDPVLKQRLTSLIGQEAIHSKIHNEYNEIMIPNNIPVRLYRFLAEQVFNRTFLKFPQPLKLSMMAGIEHFTAVFAEYAMTHEEIFNHSLDDKTRALWLWHMMEESEHKDIAYDTYQVLSANYPLRVAGFFIALVTLGLGVGAGALFLPFLRRPFNVVSPDFWIEAKGSWDLLFGLKNGVFGSSLGHIFDYLRPDFHPNDHDTTEYLEYYKEKLLNPENGLLAEYFIKEFTPALRS
- a CDS encoding metal-dependent hydrolase, with the translated sequence MLLAKPLKKAAAKVFAAAPFSLDKQSPIIPIRHMKFDFEPEKLDPKFYMNAELASAYFASLSIFLTRGEDLVIDTARYHRDFINDPLLKQRVTSLIGQEAIHSKMHEEMNDAYRERDLPVELFRFLAGYVFKYGFERLPQPMKLSLMAGIEHFTAVLAEYMMNHEEIFFRSTDEKQRAIWMWHMLEESEHKDIAFDVFQHLSNNYALRIAGFFPALITILVLISAASFIVPFYRNPKNLISLKYWKEIPYNFRLIFGLKDGVYGSSFKHIFDYLRPDFHPNDHDTTDFLEYYKEKLLHPETGLLTPYMTKEFIPALRI